One Brassica napus cultivar Da-Ae chromosome A5, Da-Ae, whole genome shotgun sequence DNA window includes the following coding sequences:
- the BNAA05G16130D gene encoding uncharacterized protein BNAA05G16130D — MVTLKLEICIEFVKLTVDLVAAMAESIEVAFRHRPPPQVPYSAGVNGRRGHYSTVPIPLVGFL, encoded by the coding sequence ATGGTGACTCTAAAGCTTGAGATTTGCATCGAGTTTGTGAAACTAACCGTTGATCTCGTTGCCGCCATGGCAGAATCAATCGAAGTAGCTTTCCGTCACCGTCCTCCGCCGCAGGTTCCATATTCAGCGGGGGTGAACGGTCGGCGGGGTCATTACTCCACCGTTCCCATTCCTCTCGTAGGCTTTCTGTAA